The Medicago truncatula cultivar Jemalong A17 chromosome 7, MtrunA17r5.0-ANR, whole genome shotgun sequence genome includes the window tgatatcatGTAGTATAATCAAACTCCCTAAAATATAATGTTAAATTACAAAAGATAGTTTAATTTCTGTCAACAACTAGACATAATTATCATGCCAGCCAAACTTTACAATTGGACGATTGAGCAATCAGGTGAAGAGTCCCTTCGACTGAATGAAGGATAGGCGATGCTAGAGCAGCCAAACGAGGAAACTGTTTCTTTATCAAGGTCACTAAATTAGAACATGGTTTGTCAAATGCTCAAAATTTAGTGACCATCAGAGTGGAAGTGGACAATGATGCATAACTGACAACATCTTTCACTAGACAATAAATTGACATATGGATACATGACACCGTGTATCATGTCTCCAAACAACTTGCTGACATTGTGAAACCCATGATTCAAAATGAGTTTCAAGAAGCCAAAGATTTGGAGGATGTGCAAGCCAATTCTGATGACATTCGGTTACCAACATTCCACAAGGTAGGCGGTATAGCCAATATCATGCATGTGTTATTCAACAAAGCTAGTCAATTATTGCATGGATATGGCCTCAACAGGTCAATGGCTGAGGAAACATAAATTTATCATGTTATCTTTATgcttttatttatgaatttcttaGTGTTGCTCAAAAGCCAAAAACAATTGTTCCTAACACATTCTATTGGATTATTTAGTGAACTCACAAGTAAGAAACATAGTTCCTCCTTCAGTGTTAACCACTTGAAGCAAAGGGAATCACAATTGAGGAAACTCAACCGACCTCGAATAATTTCAGCTTTCGTAAAAAGTTGCAATAGTTTATTTGTCCCTTAGTCTATTTTTAAACACGGAACAAATTGCTTATTTAAATATGTTCATATGAAATAGGCTAACATATCATATCATACTTTCAAAAAGCTAGACTCATGCCTATGATACTAGTTTATGAAAGATTAGAAACAAggcttatatttttattttattttttacaagtcaaacttttactttttaaaacCTAGCATGACCTCACTTGTTCCCGTCCATAATCACATTGTTTCACACATTCACGAACAATATTATCTTTTTGTTTCTCAAAACTTCTCATCATCGAAAGTAATTATATTTAAGATGTATCAAACTCTGAACATGTGTATTTCTCTCAACTAAGATTGAAATCTTGATCCACATCCACTTTAGTAGTCATCTCCTTCCGCTAGACCCAACCTCATTGATGtcccaaaataacattttactccaattttacatgcatatccTTTAATCTTTTATGAACATGTGTTTCATACTATCAACTTGCACACTTGATTAAAAGTTGGGCCCATGTTGTTTAACACATATCACATCCCACATGAAATTGGCTAGCCTTTTTCAACTTTTGAAGATTCAATCCAACCGTACATCTCTTCACTATCACAAAATTTTGCTatatatgaacaaataaataaaatccaatAACTACAAAACTAACTGAAATACTGAACCTTGTCCTTCCTCCTTTGTCCTTTCAAAAAACCTCCACTTATTTAACTTCTCTCCTTTCTTTTCCAAAGACACCAAAACCATCCTTTCATTCATTCACATTCTCaaacctcaaaataaaaaaaaacatcatatcaagtatcaacaacatcatcaaatcaaGCACTCGAGATCACAGACTAATCTTGATCGTCAGAGTGTTTGCAGGCACATCATCTAAAACACTTGATCGTCGGTCGCAGTGTTTGCAGGTACACCATCTGAGCACAAGTTGTTCTTGAATAACAAAATATGTTACCAAACCCAACAACCACCGTCCCCGACGCCATCGCCCGCTACCACACCCACGCAGTCTCCCCCAACCAGTGTTGCTCCGCCGTCATCCAACATATCGCCGCACCCGTCTCCACCGTCTGGTCCGTCGTCCGTCGCTTCGACAATCCACAAGCCTACAAACACTTCGTCAAAAGCTGCCATGTCATCCTCGGAGACGGCAACGTCGGCACTCTCCGTGAAGTCCGTGTCATCTCCGGCCTCCCCGCCGCCGTCAGCACCGAACGTCTCGAAGTCCTAGACGATGAACGTCATGTCATCAGCTTCAGCATGATCGGTGGCGATCACCGTCTTGCTAACTACCGTTCTGTCACCACTCTCCACCCTTCTCCGATCTCCGATGAAGATGGCAACCACCGCTCCGGCACGGTGGTTGTTGAGTCCTACGTTGTTGATGTTCCACCGGGAAACACCACTGAAGATACATGTGTCTTTGTTGATACTATTCTTCGGTGCAACCTTCAATCTCTCGCGAAATTTGCTGAGAATTTGGCTTCAACGAGATCAAATCAACGATAAATTCATCGtaaattttcttctctttattttttttttaactttatgaTTTTTACTCGTTTTGCTACAATTTTTTACTTGTAATAATATTAGTGATTAAGTtgctatatatttttgtttttatttttattattgctAGGTTTTGCAAGTTTGTGTTGCcagagagaaaatgaaactagggttaatttatttatgtaatgTTCGTGTAATCTTTGTTCTCATTGTACTAATTTTCATTAGAAAATGAAACTAGGGTTAATTTATATTCTAtggtaattaattaatgattcaTTTTAAAAGGAGAAATGCACCGACTAATAGTAATACTATAATATATGTACTTGATAAATTAATTGGATTCACGAGTTTGTGTGAGTTGATTATTATAGCTACAAGTAGTTGTTTTGTAACTTTGGGTATTGGTGATGATTGATGTGAATGATAAGTTTCTATCACATGAAATGGTGAGAGCTTTTGAATTTTAAGCTTTCCATAAGTTAAGGCGAATGTGACGATGGCTATGATTTTGGATGCAACTTGAGGTATGGGGGTGGGGTGGTTCTGTTTGTGCCTTCACTTTCTGTCTACTTTGCTTAAAATCAATCTATgtgatcattttatttttaccataTAGTTCtcatcatcataattcaacTTACAAACTGTAGCAATTAATAGGAGTATATATGAATAGATATATATGCTTGCTATTAGGTAAATTTTTGAAGcatgagttaatttttttatgtataaattttcttttaaataatcatctttATATATTTGAATGAGTTCTTTTTATTGAATTGAGTAAGTAATATATAGTGGGATTAATATTATTACACCATACACCAACATGATATTGAGAAAGTTGGTGACATAGCTCTTCCATAGAAAAAGAGTTAAGTTTTGGAGTCGTTGATCTGAGTCACAGTCTAACTCTTAATAAAAATGATCAGATAAACTGGCTGTTAGAATCGAGAATTAATCTGACAATCAATCTAAAGGGTTTAAGACATATGTTGTATTTGGGTGCTAAAATTAGGTCAAAGATTTTAATCATGgtgagttagaaaataaattacatttatcataataaaaaagagtatgtgtttttttgttttgtttaaaaaaagtgataaatATGGAATAAACGTGGATATATAATGAGCAATTAAATGTAAATGTAACATCACATCTTAAATGCAAATGTAAATTGTAATGCATTCTTTGAAATCTTATTTTACTTATCAATCAAGCAATTGAAACCCACACAAAAAGAAATTCTTTACTTTCACTCTCCCCCAACATTATTATTGTTCACATTCACAACAAGTTGGGCTACTAGCTACTAATTAAATTGACATTAACTAGATtcagaaaagaaacaaattaataCATAGAattaatgtataatataatgtAGCTTAGCTGTATTCAGCTGTAACATgactttgtttgggtttttcAAAGAATGTATATTCCCTTAGTTCCAAACCATCCATGACACAATAAATTATCATTTACGCAAAGACAGAAAAAGACATGCAAGTTGCAGCATAATAATAGTACTATTTTGCTGTTGCTCAGCCACATAGGGTTTATTTAATTCGaataaaaaagaagcaaaatcaaaagaaatgaaatgtcGTTCATAGCATGGGTTAGTTTTGAATAAATCAGTGGTACGTCGTCGTCAGATTATGCAAGTTGATGAGCAAGTGGGAGGGATAAGttaaacatatttaaacaacgagagagagagagaaaaatactCTTCATGAATGATCCTCGTGCAGTGTAGTTTCTACCCCTACCCCTTTATTTCGTTGACTATTAtagaaattattctttttttattttatttgaatggaGAGATTATTCTTAAAATACATACACCTTCCTTCCTTTCGTTAATATAAGTAaaaggttcattcatttaatgatgtatgtagtttataataaagactatgtacattattaaatgaataaatctaaaatgtagagttttgtttataatagtagaccggagggtgtatataaatatatgccTACTTAAAatacatttctttttttaatagacaatttggtttcaaaatgaatttttttaagagcCATACATTttgtctcttaaaaaaaagtttaatagcagttttgaccCTTAAATAtcacgaagttgcgattttaattccataataaaagaaattacaacTCATAGCAGTGTTGTTGAAGAAGAGATAGacgagagagaagagaaatgagttttcttttttctttttatttttttttaattaaaacattaCATACGTggcaattttatttatttttaaattaaaaattacacaCGTGACGTTCATGTGTGTGTTGAAATGGTCAAAGCTGGTATGGGGTCAAAACTGCAAAAAAGACAATACTTAGAAGACTaagttataatttattttattagaaggtcaaaatcacaattttatAATACTTAGGGGCTCAGAACTGCTATCAAgcgaaaagaaaaaacaaacaactatATATTAGTCACAAAAGCAATGGTTTCTTCAAACaagaatagaaagaaaaaaagaaaaaaaaaaagagaaaaaacgaaaaaatactTGTTTTCCTAAACAAGTAAAAGGTATCGGATATTTAACTCCAATATAATTTTGGCATACATATGTGCACAAACAATTTGGAAATTTTGAAAACCATGCCCTCAAGAGGCGAAATAATGAGGTCTAAAGCATGCTCTACTTTGGCTTATGAATTTGAGTTTTGCTCGAATGTCTATTGAACAAGATAGCAAGTTAGTGGTAGATAACATTACGAGTATACCTACTCATAAGTCAGAGTTTGATATGCTATTTTATATGcttgtaaaaaatttatgttctctttttcaaattttatgatAAGTTTTATTTAAAGACAAACCAACAATATGACTCCTTTATTAGTTTGAACGACATTGTCTTATGCTaatcattaaattttttattatattacttCTTACAATATTTCTAACTTGATTAATGAAATGAGTTAACTTTGTTAccttaattaaaaagaataacaaGCTCTATTAAATAATTGTATGAAATGAATCATATATAACGCAAAAAATGGAACGTGATAGCATAATAGTTCTTAGAATTACGCTATTAATAGCCACACAACATATAACGGGGCAGTTTGTACCtcttaaaaatactattttaaagttaaataaaagCGCAAAAATTGATCTTGTCAGACTAGAGATTTATTGATGATTGTGTGTTGATGACCTTTGATTGTAGGACCTTTGTCAGCAACCTTATTCTTGGACAAAAGAGGTGGTACATACAATGAAACTCCAACGCTCAAGTTAGTAATAAGCACCATATATTTATTAGGTAATTTAAGGTACAAAATGTGTGTATCTAGATCAATGTCCTTAAAGTTGGTAATTTTATagtggttttagggttttgatcCTTGAACCTTTACCTTGATAGCTATCATCGGGGAACAGTTGTAAGCAAACTATAagaaaatttaattgaattcGAACAAGATGACCCATATTGTCCTAAAGGGTAGTTATTCAAGTGTGATGCAGGGAAGCGTTCATGTTCAGGGACGGATCTCCCTTGAGACCCATGGGAGCCATGTACCCcaaatatatctatatttatcatattatgcATATCATTAGTATTAATTTCCGGTTGTTGTAGTGGAAACATGGTTTTACAATGATACATAGATCGcgtgtttgttatatttttaggCTGCATAAAAGCAAATTAATCCACTAGACCCAATTAATTATTCTGATATTGACTTCACTATATGGCTTCTGCGTTGCTTCCTTCCTTTTGGTCAATTTGACAAAGTCAATGTAGTAATTATTTTTCAAGTTCGAAGTACAAGtatcaaattaatatatttttgttccaTAGCTTTTTTCTATTATCCTCTTCAGCCCGTTGATAAAGGAAGAAGTAGCTAGCATCTTTACAAAATGTAATTTGATAGGTGCATGCATTCATTCTCTCGCAAAGCTAACCCTATCATAATAAAGAAGagtgaaaatgagaa containing:
- the LOC11413625 gene encoding abscisic acid receptor PYL4, encoding MLPNPTTTVPDAIARYHTHAVSPNQCCSAVIQHIAAPVSTVWSVVRRFDNPQAYKHFVKSCHVILGDGNVGTLREVRVISGLPAAVSTERLEVLDDERHVISFSMIGGDHRLANYRSVTTLHPSPISDEDGNHRSGTVVVESYVVDVPPGNTTEDTCVFVDTILRCNLQSLAKFAENLASTRSNQR